A window of the Streptomyces finlayi genome harbors these coding sequences:
- a CDS encoding ATP-binding protein has product MRPIFRPTALALLVSAAVTGSLCLWAVVAAPASVRTPLAWGAGSAAVLLCTAVTVAVHSLLTARGLRAMRAADAQRFTAETSRLVSSSAAEAQRFTAETARIRAAAATETARVNAQAAAETAWVTSEAAEECDRLRAEVKQLTARATRSETERSAAVAACANAAGRMQALATSMLADLREMEHRHTAEDVLGDLLYLDHRTAQAGRLADSIAVLTGARSGRRWAKPIVMESILRGAMGRIGSYQRVRLHSTSDVAIAGHAAEGIMHALAELLDNAANFSPPTAEVHVYVEEVPAGIVITVEDSGLVMSDVQLRRAERAVSSENRDLTNLSGTRLGLAVVGRLARKHGLTVSFRPSARGGTGALLMLPQELISRTAVPVAAPEFPAPVPPAPQPAPEPVRTADGDGDANKGSAQEEPDGSASETTGSLPQFGESGLPKRRRGRTLAAAEARNGNVTSDDADTSRPRTTDPKVQAARFSTFSKAVRANSPHLEGNTR; this is encoded by the coding sequence TTGCGCCCCATATTCCGGCCGACCGCACTCGCCCTGCTGGTCTCCGCAGCCGTAACCGGTTCCCTGTGTCTGTGGGCGGTCGTCGCCGCACCCGCTTCGGTGCGGACCCCACTGGCCTGGGGAGCGGGCTCGGCAGCCGTGCTGCTCTGCACCGCGGTGACCGTCGCCGTCCACTCCCTGCTCACCGCACGCGGTCTGCGCGCGATGCGGGCCGCCGATGCCCAGCGGTTCACCGCCGAGACCTCACGGCTCGTCTCCTCCTCCGCAGCGGAGGCTCAGCGCTTCACCGCCGAGACCGCCCGGATCAGGGCCGCCGCCGCCACCGAGACCGCCCGGGTCAACGCCCAGGCGGCCGCCGAGACGGCCTGGGTCACCTCCGAGGCCGCCGAGGAGTGCGACCGCCTCCGCGCCGAGGTGAAGCAGCTGACCGCCCGCGCGACCCGCAGCGAGACCGAGCGCTCGGCTGCCGTGGCCGCCTGCGCCAACGCCGCGGGCCGGATGCAGGCCCTGGCCACGAGCATGCTGGCCGACCTCCGCGAGATGGAGCACCGGCACACCGCCGAGGACGTGCTCGGTGATCTCCTGTACCTGGACCACCGCACCGCCCAGGCGGGCCGGCTGGCCGACTCCATCGCCGTACTGACCGGGGCGCGCTCCGGACGCCGCTGGGCGAAGCCGATCGTCATGGAGTCGATCCTGCGCGGCGCGATGGGCCGTATCGGCAGCTACCAGCGGGTACGTCTGCACTCGACCAGTGACGTGGCGATCGCCGGTCACGCCGCCGAGGGCATCATGCACGCGCTCGCCGAACTCCTCGACAACGCGGCGAACTTCTCGCCGCCCACCGCCGAGGTGCACGTGTACGTCGAGGAGGTACCGGCGGGCATCGTCATCACCGTCGAGGACAGCGGCCTCGTGATGAGCGATGTGCAACTGCGCCGGGCCGAGCGCGCCGTGTCGTCCGAGAACCGCGACCTCACCAACCTCTCCGGCACCCGCCTCGGTCTCGCCGTCGTCGGCCGGCTGGCCCGTAAGCACGGGCTCACCGTCTCCTTCCGGCCGTCCGCGCGCGGCGGCACGGGCGCACTGCTGATGCTGCCCCAGGAACTCATCTCCCGTACCGCCGTCCCCGTGGCGGCCCCCGAGTTCCCCGCACCCGTACCCCCGGCCCCACAGCCGGCGCCCGAACCCGTCCGGACCGCGGACGGGGACGGGGACGCGAACAAGGGTTCCGCTCAGGAAGAACCGGACGGCTCCGCGTCGGAGACGACCGGCTCGCTCCCCCAGTTCGGTGAGAGCGGCCTCCCCAAGCGCCGCCGCGGCCGCACCCTCGCCGCCGCCGAAGCCCGTAACGGCAACGTCACGTCCGACGACGCCGACACCTCACGGCCCCGTACCACCGACCCGAAGGTCCAGGCAGCCCGCTTCAGCACCTTCAGCAAGGCGGTACGAGCCAACTCCCCGCACCTGGAAGGCAACACCCGATGA
- a CDS encoding roadblock/LC7 domain-containing protein, with amino-acid sequence MTATTDEKLNWLLEGLLDRTPGARHALVLSRDGLKLCRTPELSVDQADQLAAISAGIQSLSHGASIEFGDGTGGVRSAMAEFYGGVLFIVEAGAGAHLAVVASEDSDVGLVGHNMSELVEQLGEHLVAPPRTPAEAAAHAAAAETADV; translated from the coding sequence ATGACCGCGACCACCGACGAGAAGCTCAACTGGCTGCTGGAGGGGCTGCTCGACCGCACGCCCGGCGCCCGGCACGCCCTCGTCCTGTCCCGGGACGGCCTGAAGCTGTGCCGCACCCCGGAGCTCTCCGTCGATCAGGCCGACCAGCTGGCCGCGATCTCCGCCGGCATCCAGAGCCTGTCGCACGGCGCGTCCATCGAGTTCGGTGACGGCACCGGCGGCGTACGGTCCGCGATGGCCGAGTTCTACGGCGGGGTGCTCTTCATCGTCGAGGCGGGCGCCGGCGCGCACCTCGCGGTCGTCGCCTCGGAGGACTCCGACGTCGGTCTCGTCGGCCACAACATGAGCGAGCTCGTCGAGCAGCTCGGCGAGCACCTCGTCGCCCCGCCGCGTACTCCCGCGGAAGCGGCGGCGCACGCGGCGGCCGCCGAAACCGCGGACGTATGA
- a CDS encoding DUF742 domain-containing protein, with protein sequence MTTAPRRRPGRDDDPDRLYTLTGGRSRSDSAAFDLVTLIVSECESSPGMQSEHVAILRMCERPHALVEIAATLNLPVSIVRIMLCDLLDTGRISARHPRTARVADRLPDPDILEQVLVGLRNL encoded by the coding sequence ATGACGACGGCGCCCCGTCGACGCCCGGGCCGCGACGACGACCCGGACCGGCTGTACACCCTCACCGGTGGCCGCAGCCGGTCCGATTCGGCCGCCTTCGACCTGGTGACGCTCATCGTCTCCGAATGCGAGTCGTCCCCCGGCATGCAGTCGGAGCACGTCGCGATCCTGCGGATGTGCGAGCGGCCCCACGCGCTCGTCGAGATCGCCGCGACCCTGAACCTGCCCGTCAGCATCGTGCGCATCATGCTGTGCGACCTGCTCGACACCGGCCGGATCAGCGCCCGCCACCCCCGTACTGCCCGTGTCGCGGACCGGCTCCCCGACCCCGACATCCTGGAACAGGTGCTCGTTGGACTCCGCAACCTCTGA
- a CDS encoding GTP-binding protein, whose amino-acid sequence MDSATSDRDALQATADNGLKIVVVGGFGVGKTTMVRSVSEIRPLNTEETMTRAGEAVDHLDGVQSKTSTTVAFDFGRITLDARSVLYLFGAPGQERFWFLWDRLFSGTLGAVVLADTRRLSDSWYAIDRLEHHGTPFIVACNDFGGPLHSEQQIREALDLSPDVPLVECDARDRSSSKYVLITLVEHLQQLAAARVPEAALTAAPAAMTPEPTP is encoded by the coding sequence TTGGACTCCGCAACCTCTGACCGTGACGCCCTGCAGGCGACGGCCGACAACGGACTGAAGATCGTCGTTGTCGGCGGCTTCGGTGTCGGCAAGACCACCATGGTCCGTTCCGTGAGCGAGATCCGTCCGCTCAACACGGAAGAGACCATGACCCGTGCGGGCGAGGCGGTCGACCACCTGGACGGCGTGCAGTCCAAGACGTCCACCACGGTCGCCTTCGACTTCGGCCGGATCACGCTCGACGCACGCTCGGTCCTCTATCTCTTCGGCGCGCCCGGACAGGAGCGCTTCTGGTTCCTGTGGGACCGGCTGTTCTCCGGCACCCTCGGCGCCGTGGTCCTCGCCGACACCCGGCGCCTCTCCGACTCCTGGTACGCGATCGACCGGCTGGAGCACCACGGGACGCCGTTCATCGTCGCGTGCAACGACTTCGGCGGCCCGCTCCACAGCGAGCAGCAGATACGGGAGGCCCTCGACCTCTCACCCGACGTACCGCTCGTCGAGTGCGACGCCCGCGACCGGTCGTCCAGCAAATACGTGCTGATCACCCTGGTCGAGCACCTCCAGCAGCTGGCTGCCGCCCGCGTCCCGGAAGCGGCCCTGACGGCGGCCCCGGCCGCCATGACTCCGGAGCCCACCCCGTGA
- a CDS encoding cytochrome P450, producing the protein MTQCPVSHGSAPLPVPLSGPRFQTDPVQLYRDMRRDHGAVAPVVLDGNVPAWLILGYRELHQVTSDPVLFSRDSELWNQWDRIPVDWPLLPMIGRRQPSILYTVGERHSRRAAMISEALEGVDPFALKRYAEEFADALIDRFCSTGRTEIIAEYAMLLPALVLAKIYGFSDETGEALVGSINDMIDGRERALAGQTHLASSMVQLLADKHAEPGDDVVTRMLANTDGFSDEEIAQDLMVMMAAGHQPTADWMGNSLRLMLTDDRFAASLSGGRHSIGEAMNEVLWEDTPSQNVAGRWAARETRLGGRHIKAGDLLLLGIAAANGDPQVRTDGAALTGGNNAFLSFGHGEHRCPFPAQETAEVIARTGIEVLLDRLPDVDLAVAQEQLTRRPSPWLRGLTDLPVRFTPTPALGGQQ; encoded by the coding sequence GTGACCCAGTGCCCCGTGTCCCACGGCTCCGCGCCCCTGCCCGTACCGCTGTCGGGCCCGCGGTTCCAGACCGACCCCGTCCAGCTGTACCGGGACATGCGCCGTGACCACGGCGCCGTCGCCCCGGTCGTCCTCGACGGGAACGTACCGGCCTGGCTGATCCTCGGCTACCGCGAGCTGCACCAGGTCACCAGCGACCCGGTGCTGTTCAGCCGGGACTCCGAGCTGTGGAACCAGTGGGACCGCATCCCGGTCGACTGGCCGCTGCTCCCGATGATCGGCCGCAGGCAGCCGTCGATCCTCTACACCGTCGGCGAACGTCACAGCCGGCGCGCGGCGATGATCAGCGAGGCCCTGGAGGGCGTGGACCCCTTCGCGCTCAAGCGGTACGCGGAGGAGTTCGCCGACGCCCTCATCGACCGGTTCTGCTCGACCGGCCGTACGGAGATCATCGCCGAGTACGCGATGCTGCTCCCGGCCCTCGTCCTGGCGAAGATCTACGGCTTCTCCGACGAGACCGGAGAGGCGCTCGTCGGCTCGATCAACGACATGATCGACGGCCGCGAGCGGGCACTCGCCGGGCAGACGCATCTCGCCTCGTCCATGGTGCAGTTGCTGGCCGACAAACACGCCGAGCCCGGTGACGACGTGGTGACGCGGATGCTCGCCAACACGGACGGCTTCTCGGACGAGGAGATCGCCCAGGACCTGATGGTCATGATGGCGGCGGGCCACCAGCCGACCGCCGACTGGATGGGCAACTCGCTGCGGCTGATGCTGACCGACGACCGGTTCGCCGCCTCGCTCTCGGGCGGCCGGCACAGCATCGGCGAGGCGATGAACGAAGTGCTGTGGGAGGACACCCCCTCCCAGAACGTCGCGGGCCGCTGGGCCGCCCGCGAGACCCGCCTCGGCGGGCGCCACATCAAGGCCGGTGACCTGTTGCTCCTCGGTATCGCCGCGGCCAACGGCGACCCGCAGGTGCGCACGGACGGCGCGGCGCTCACCGGTGGCAACAACGCGTTCCTCTCGTTCGGTCACGGCGAGCACCGCTGCCCGTTCCCTGCGCAGGAGACCGCCGAGGTCATCGCGCGCACCGGCATCGAGGTCCTGCTCGACCGCCTGCCGGACGTCGACCTCGCGGTGGCGCAGGAGCAGCTGACGCGGCGCCCGTCCCCGTGGCTGCGCGGTCTCACGGACCTGCCGGTCCGCTTCACTCCCACGCCCGCCCTCGGAGGCCAGCAATGA
- a CDS encoding cytochrome P450 family protein produces MTRIALDPFVTDLDAESAALRAAGPLAEVELPGGVHCYAVTHHAAARALLTDSRVVKDINVWGAWQRGEIPMDWPLIGLVNPGRSMLTVDGADHRRLRTLVAQALTVKRVERLRAGIEALTNASLDRLAALPKGETVDLKAEFAYPLPMNVISELMGVDAADHPRLKELFEMFFSTQTPPEKVPQMMADLGALFTKIVDGKRANPGDDLTSALIAASEDGDQLSDEEIVNTLQLIVAAGHETTISLIVNVVEALQTHPEQRERVLNGEVAWENVIEETLRWNTPTSHVLIRFATEDVKVGEKVLPKGEALIISFGALGRDEEQYGPTAGEFDITRSPNRHIAFGHGPHVCPGAALSRLEAGVALPALYERFPELDLAVPASELRNKPIVTQNDLFELPVDLG; encoded by the coding sequence ATGACCCGGATCGCCCTCGACCCCTTCGTCACCGACCTCGACGCGGAGAGCGCCGCGCTGCGAGCGGCCGGACCGCTGGCCGAGGTCGAGCTGCCGGGCGGGGTGCACTGCTACGCCGTCACCCACCACGCGGCGGCGCGCGCGCTGCTCACCGACAGCCGCGTCGTGAAGGACATCAACGTGTGGGGCGCCTGGCAGCGCGGCGAGATACCCATGGACTGGCCGCTGATCGGTCTGGTCAACCCGGGCCGCTCCATGCTGACGGTCGACGGCGCCGACCACCGCAGGCTGCGGACGCTGGTCGCGCAGGCGCTGACGGTGAAGCGGGTCGAGCGGCTGCGGGCGGGCATCGAGGCGCTGACGAACGCGAGCCTGGACCGCCTCGCGGCGCTCCCCAAGGGCGAGACCGTCGATCTGAAGGCGGAGTTCGCCTACCCGCTGCCGATGAACGTGATCAGCGAGCTGATGGGCGTGGACGCGGCCGACCACCCCCGTCTCAAGGAACTGTTCGAGATGTTCTTCTCGACGCAGACCCCGCCGGAGAAGGTCCCGCAGATGATGGCGGACCTCGGCGCCCTCTTCACGAAGATCGTGGACGGGAAGCGGGCGAACCCGGGCGACGACCTGACCAGCGCCCTGATCGCGGCGTCGGAGGACGGCGACCAGCTCTCCGACGAGGAGATCGTCAACACGCTCCAGCTGATCGTCGCGGCCGGTCACGAGACGACGATCAGTCTGATCGTCAACGTCGTGGAAGCGCTCCAGACCCATCCGGAGCAGCGCGAGCGGGTGCTGAACGGCGAGGTCGCGTGGGAGAACGTGATCGAGGAGACGCTGCGCTGGAACACGCCCACCTCGCACGTCCTGATCCGCTTCGCGACCGAGGACGTCAAGGTCGGCGAGAAGGTCCTCCCGAAGGGTGAGGCGCTGATCATCTCGTTCGGCGCGCTCGGCCGCGACGAGGAGCAGTACGGGCCGACGGCGGGCGAGTTCGACATCACCCGCTCCCCCAACCGTCACATCGCCTTCGGCCACGGCCCGCACGTCTGCCCGGGTGCGGCCCTGTCGCGCCTGGAAGCGGGAGTGGCGCTGCCGGCTCTCTACGAGCGCTTCCCCGAGCTGGACCTCGCGGTGCCGGCCTCCGAACTCCGTAACAAGCCGATCGTCACCCAGAACGACCTGTTCGAACTCCCGGTCGACCTGGGCTGA
- the serC gene encoding phosphoserine transaminase, which yields MADIQIPADIKPADGRFGAGPSKVRTEALDALAATGTSLLGTSHRQAPVKNLVGEVRDGVRSLFSLPEGYEVVLGNGGSTAFWDIATHGLIESKSQHLNFGEFSSKFAKAAKLAPWLSDPTVIASDPGTHPDPEAETGVDVYAFTHNETSTGVAAPIKRVAGADEGSLVLVDATSGAGGLPVDISETDVYYFAPQKSFASDGGLWIAAFSPAALDRAARIHASGRHIPEFFSLPTAIDNSLKNQTYNTPALATLFLLNEQLKWMNTQGGLDFTTGRTAQSARNLYGWAEESKHATPFVTDPAKRSQVIGTIDFSDEIDASAVAKVLRANGIVDTEPYRKLGRNQLRVAMFPAIDPSDVQALTACIDYVIEKL from the coding sequence GTGGCCGACATCCAGATCCCCGCTGACATCAAGCCCGCCGACGGACGCTTCGGCGCCGGTCCTTCCAAGGTGCGGACGGAGGCGCTCGACGCGCTGGCCGCCACCGGCACCTCCCTCCTCGGTACGTCTCACCGCCAGGCTCCCGTGAAGAACCTGGTCGGCGAGGTACGTGACGGTGTGCGCAGCCTCTTCTCCCTCCCCGAGGGATACGAGGTCGTCCTCGGCAACGGCGGTTCCACCGCCTTCTGGGACATCGCGACGCACGGTCTGATCGAGTCGAAGTCCCAGCACCTGAACTTCGGCGAGTTCTCGTCCAAGTTCGCGAAGGCCGCCAAGCTCGCCCCGTGGCTGTCCGACCCGACCGTCATCGCCTCCGACCCGGGCACGCACCCGGACCCCGAGGCCGAGACGGGCGTGGACGTCTACGCCTTCACCCACAACGAGACCTCGACGGGTGTCGCGGCCCCGATCAAGCGGGTCGCGGGCGCCGACGAAGGCTCCCTGGTCCTGGTGGACGCCACCTCGGGCGCGGGCGGCCTGCCGGTCGACATCTCCGAGACGGACGTCTACTACTTCGCCCCGCAGAAGTCCTTCGCCTCCGACGGCGGCCTGTGGATCGCGGCGTTCTCCCCGGCCGCCCTGGACCGCGCGGCGCGCATCCACGCGTCGGGCCGCCACATCCCGGAGTTCTTCTCACTCCCGACGGCGATCGACAACTCGCTGAAGAACCAGACGTACAACACCCCGGCCCTGGCGACGCTGTTCCTCCTGAACGAGCAGCTGAAGTGGATGAACACCCAGGGTGGCCTGGACTTCACCACCGGCCGCACCGCCCAGTCGGCGCGGAACCTGTACGGCTGGGCGGAGGAGTCGAAGCACGCGACCCCGTTCGTCACGGACCCGGCGAAGCGCTCGCAGGTCATCGGCACGATCGACTTCTCGGACGAGATCGACGCCTCGGCGGTCGCGAAGGTGCTGCGCGCCAACGGAATCGTCGACACGGAGCCGTACCGCAAGCTGGGCCGCAACCAGCTGCGCGTGGCGATGTTCCCGGCGATCGACCCGTCTGACGTCCAGGCACTGACGGCCTGCATCGACTACGTGATCGAAAAGCTGTAG
- a CDS encoding Uma2 family endonuclease — translation MSAAAVEHPCDGEPESLLESAHRLSEQLPPGYRVEIIGGVITVAPPPDGPHARALTKLMRPFIAAGLDDGESAVLQGIGLWLPGGPEDYAIPDLAVVDADFDEHRAENSAYDPAVFRLVLEVTSSNYQNDLRHKVAAYAYAKIPVYVILDRRHGRVHVLTDPVGGAYDRHEVYAPGQAAVLPAAIGAEVTLDVAELVKAGRPRP, via the coding sequence ATGTCTGCAGCAGCAGTCGAGCACCCCTGTGACGGTGAGCCGGAATCCCTGCTCGAAAGTGCCCATCGGCTCTCGGAGCAGCTTCCCCCGGGTTACCGCGTCGAGATCATCGGAGGCGTCATCACCGTGGCCCCACCCCCGGACGGCCCCCACGCCCGCGCACTCACCAAGTTGATGCGCCCCTTCATCGCGGCTGGGCTCGACGACGGCGAATCAGCTGTTCTCCAGGGAATCGGCTTGTGGCTGCCTGGCGGGCCCGAGGACTACGCCATCCCCGACCTCGCCGTCGTCGACGCGGATTTCGACGAGCACCGGGCCGAGAACTCCGCCTACGATCCCGCGGTCTTCCGCCTGGTCCTGGAGGTCACCTCCAGCAACTACCAGAACGACCTGCGCCACAAGGTCGCCGCCTACGCCTACGCCAAGATCCCGGTATACGTGATCCTCGACCGCCGCCACGGCCGCGTCCATGTACTGACGGACCCCGTCGGCGGCGCCTACGACCGGCACGAGGTGTACGCGCCGGGGCAGGCGGCCGTCCTTCCCGCCGCCATCGGTGCCGAAGTCACTTTGGACGTAGCCGAATTGGTCAAGGCCGGCCGACCACGCCCGTAA
- a CDS encoding DinB family protein — translation MTKPVPYTAGGEKESLHASLNNHREVMLWKLEGLDDEQVRRPMTPTGTSLLGLVKHLAAVEYGWFCSTFGRDTEKLWFDPYKDDMVVAPDETTEQILAFYGRARAAADLAIEETGLDETGTSWDGKTVSMRWVLIHMLEDVVRHVGHMDIVRELIDGATGTHRTG, via the coding sequence ATGACGAAACCCGTGCCGTACACCGCAGGCGGCGAGAAGGAATCGCTGCACGCCAGCCTGAACAACCACCGCGAAGTGATGCTGTGGAAGCTGGAAGGGCTGGACGACGAGCAGGTGCGCCGCCCGATGACTCCCACCGGCACCAGCCTCCTGGGCCTGGTCAAGCACCTCGCCGCCGTCGAGTACGGCTGGTTCTGCTCGACGTTCGGCCGGGACACGGAGAAGCTGTGGTTCGACCCGTACAAGGACGACATGGTGGTCGCACCGGACGAGACGACCGAGCAGATCCTCGCCTTCTACGGCCGGGCCCGCGCCGCCGCGGATCTGGCGATCGAGGAGACCGGTCTCGACGAGACGGGCACCTCGTGGGACGGGAAGACCGTGTCGATGCGCTGGGTCCTCATCCACATGCTGGAGGACGTCGTACGCCACGTCGGGCACATGGACATCGTCCGTGAACTGATCGACGGCGCGACCGGCACCCACCGCACCGGCTGA
- a CDS encoding DUF4259 domain-containing protein, giving the protein MGTWDIGHFDNDTAADFGGHLDDAPSDKREALLRDALTAVTGTGPAEYLDSDEGAVAVAAAALIAAQCPGGEPVTTAYGPDEPLPPLAPELRALAVSALDRVAGARSELPELWAEAGASELWAAGIARLREVLARAAG; this is encoded by the coding sequence ATGGGCACCTGGGACATCGGCCATTTCGACAACGACACCGCGGCCGACTTCGGCGGCCACCTGGACGACGCCCCGTCCGACAAGCGGGAGGCCCTGCTCAGGGACGCGCTGACGGCCGTGACGGGCACGGGGCCCGCCGAGTACCTCGACTCCGACGAGGGCGCGGTGGCGGTGGCAGCCGCGGCGCTGATCGCCGCCCAGTGTCCGGGCGGGGAGCCGGTGACGACGGCGTACGGGCCGGACGAACCGCTGCCTCCGCTCGCGCCGGAGCTGCGTGCCCTGGCGGTGAGCGCCCTGGACCGGGTGGCGGGGGCGCGGTCCGAGCTGCCTGAGCTGTGGGCCGAGGCCGGGGCGAGCGAGCTGTGGGCGGCAGGGATCGCCCGGCTCCGGGAGGTGCTGGCGAGGGCGGCGGGGTGA
- a CDS encoding class I SAM-dependent DNA methyltransferase, protein MTEADFLNATRTSYDTMAVGYDERFREELAAKPLDRAILAAFAELVREGGGGPVADVGCGTGRVTGRLRGLGMDAFGIDLSPGMLAVARRNLPGVRFDEGSMLNLDLPDGGLGGLLAWYSTIHVPDEQLPRVFEEFYRVLAPGGHLLLGFQAGDEVLHLTDAWGSAIELDFRRRRPDRMAGLLTEAGLTMTARTVREADTGSAFPEKTPQAFLLARKPIVSGAREDGCTN, encoded by the coding sequence ATGACCGAAGCCGACTTCCTGAACGCCACCCGGACCTCGTACGACACCATGGCCGTCGGATACGACGAGCGCTTCCGGGAAGAGCTGGCCGCCAAGCCGCTGGACCGGGCGATCCTCGCCGCGTTCGCCGAACTCGTGCGGGAGGGCGGCGGTGGGCCCGTGGCCGATGTCGGCTGCGGTACAGGACGGGTGACGGGCCGTCTGCGAGGGCTCGGAATGGACGCGTTCGGGATCGACCTGTCGCCCGGGATGCTGGCGGTGGCCCGGCGGAATCTTCCCGGGGTGCGCTTCGACGAGGGGTCGATGCTCAACCTCGACCTGCCGGACGGCGGCCTGGGCGGGCTGCTGGCCTGGTACTCCACGATCCATGTGCCGGACGAGCAACTGCCGCGCGTCTTTGAGGAGTTCTACCGCGTACTGGCTCCGGGAGGCCACCTTCTGCTGGGGTTCCAGGCGGGTGACGAGGTGCTGCACCTGACGGACGCGTGGGGGAGCGCCATCGAGCTCGACTTCCGTCGGCGCCGACCGGACCGGATGGCAGGGCTGTTGACCGAGGCCGGGCTGACGATGACGGCCCGGACGGTGCGTGAGGCGGACACCGGGAGCGCCTTCCCGGAGAAGACCCCGCAGGCGTTCCTGCTGGCTCGGAAGCCGATTGTCAGTGGTGCGCGCGAGGATGGGTGCACCAACTGA
- a CDS encoding GNAT family N-acetyltransferase — MVINGPQPFSTARLDALPLEAGYAREMAAVLLDPALHAYTGGTPEDEDALRARYERQSAGSPDPAELWWNWVLRVRGEGHLVGYVQATVRGPRAEVAWVVGTGWQGRGYAKEAAKGLVTHLVGGGHVRTVVAHIHPGHAASGAVASAAGLSPTEEREDGEVRWRVEVPGL; from the coding sequence ATGGTGATCAACGGGCCCCAGCCCTTCTCCACCGCGCGCCTCGACGCGCTGCCCCTGGAGGCCGGATACGCCCGGGAAATGGCAGCGGTCCTCCTCGACCCGGCCCTGCACGCGTACACCGGGGGCACCCCGGAGGACGAGGACGCCCTGCGCGCACGGTACGAACGTCAGAGCGCGGGGTCGCCCGATCCCGCCGAACTCTGGTGGAACTGGGTGCTCCGGGTGCGCGGGGAAGGCCACCTGGTGGGTTACGTGCAGGCGACCGTGCGCGGTCCCCGGGCGGAAGTGGCCTGGGTCGTGGGAACCGGGTGGCAGGGCCGGGGGTACGCCAAAGAGGCGGCGAAGGGCCTGGTCACCCACCTGGTGGGAGGCGGGCACGTCCGTACGGTCGTCGCGCACATCCACCCCGGCCACGCGGCGTCCGGTGCCGTGGCCTCGGCCGCCGGGCTCTCGCCGACCGAGGAGCGGGAGGACGGCGAGGTGCGGTGGCGTGTGGAGGTGCCCGGCCTCTAG
- a CDS encoding PPOX class F420-dependent oxidoreductase, with amino-acid sequence MDTVPELRPFVKQYTVLLSSRRPDGSAAHTPVSIAVEGDHAYVRTFSSAWKVDRMRNHPVVDIAPCTVRGAPTGPPIRAWARLLPPGSKENTHAARTLSRKYPALHGVLVPLTHRIKRDRTLHYELRPVTDED; translated from the coding sequence ATGGATACGGTTCCGGAGCTCCGCCCCTTCGTCAAGCAGTACACCGTCCTGCTCAGCAGCCGCCGGCCGGACGGATCGGCCGCGCACACCCCCGTGAGCATCGCCGTCGAAGGCGATCACGCCTACGTCCGTACGTTCTCCTCGGCGTGGAAGGTCGACCGGATGCGCAACCATCCGGTGGTCGACATCGCGCCCTGCACCGTGCGGGGCGCGCCGACAGGGCCGCCGATCAGGGCCTGGGCGCGTCTTCTGCCGCCCGGCTCGAAGGAGAACACCCACGCCGCCAGGACGCTGTCCCGCAAGTATCCGGCCCTGCACGGCGTACTCGTCCCGCTGACGCACCGGATCAAGCGTGACCGGACGCTGCACTACGAGCTGCGCCCCGTCACCGACGAGGACTGA